One genomic segment of Scomber japonicus isolate fScoJap1 chromosome 23, fScoJap1.pri, whole genome shotgun sequence includes these proteins:
- the kics2 gene encoding KICSTOR subunit 2 produces the protein MTEVEELRPVPRERAILESFFTQLGMFSFDRAKDYVEKEKDNSRSAGAIWAALLAALAHLAAAEKAYHNMTFLGQKMGGQSFFSRKDSIRTIYTSLYNELRKVVTMGRHNQPGSASYLEDLLSHLSEQLCHFTQARMEMADLYEKMHSLGSQKSINSDELVTTLEAVLHKYSSKFHHPILGRVEESFQTEVDVVTQLLRCQAQVSEWHFLPALLSLHGANSKLTAWGQLFQRQKETRKNLFGQSQKAVQPPHLYLWLQRFQAALLAKFSFYFHEALSRQTAPADMRALTARTAPDYHGKICSFIRKHDASNVSLVFDNRGSESFQGHGYHHPHSYREAPKGVEQFPAVVSLPSGERPLTHWPNVIMMMGDRAAELNTLDKVVHFYDDKVQSTYYLTRPEPHFTLVVIFDGRKSEKDLHIAAFLQEISGSLRNSKPFSTLKPGSKG, from the exons ATGacggaggtggaggagctgcgGCCGGTTCCCAGGGAGAGAGCCATCCTGGAGAGCTTCTTCACGCAGCTCGGCATGTTTTCTTTCGACCGGGCCAAAGACTatgtggagaaggagaaggacaACAGCCGGAGTGCAGGAGCCATCTGGGCTGCACTGCTGGCTGCACTGGCTCACCTGGCTGCAGCAGAGAAAGCCTACCATAACATGACCTTCCTGGGACAGAAGATGG gcGGTCAGTCTTTCTTCAGCCGGAAGGACTCCATCCGAACCATCTACACCTCCCTGTACAATGAACTGAGGAAAGTGGTGACGATGGGGCGCCACAACCAGCCGGGCTCCGCCTCCTACCTGGAGGACCTGCTGTCGCACCTGTCAGAGCAGCTCTGCCACTTCACGCAGGCCCGCATGGAGATGGCCGATCTGTACGAGAAGATGCACTCGCTGGGAAGCCAGAAGAGCATCAACTCAGACGAACTGGTGACAACGCTGGAGGCCGTCCTGCACAAATACAGCTCCAA aTTCCACCACCCCATCCTGGGCCGCGTGGAGGAGAGCTTCCAGACGGAGGTGGATGTGGTGACCCAGTTACTGCGCTGCCAGGCTCAGGTGTCCGAGTGGCATTTCCTGCCAGCTCTGCTCAGCCTGCACGGTGCCAACTCCAAGCTCACCGCCTGGGGTCAGCTGTTCCAGCGGCAGAAAGAGACCCGCAAGAATCTGTTCGGTCAGTCCCAGAAGGCCGTGCAGCCTCCTCACCTGTACCTGTGGCTGCAGCGCTTCCAGGCGGCGCTGCTCGCCAAGTTCAGCTTCTACTTCCACGAAGCCCTTAGCCGCCAGACCGCCCCGGCCGACATGAGAGCGCTGACCGCCCGCACCGCGCCGGACTACCACGGCAAGATCTGCTCCTTCATCCGCAAACACGACGCCAGCAACGTGTCTCTGGTGTTTGATAACCGCGGCTCGGAAAGCTTCCAGGGTCACGGATACCACCACCCGCACTCCTACAGAGAGGCACCGAAGGGCGTGGAGCAGTTCCCCGCCGTGGTGTCGCTGCCGTCAGGGGAGCGGCCGCTCACGCACTGGCCCAATGTCATCATGATGATGGGAGACCGCGCCGCCGAGCTCAACACTCTGGACAAGGTGGTGCACTTCTACGACGATAAAGTCCAGAGCACCTACTACCTGACGCGCCCCGAGCCACACTTCACCCTGGTGGTCATTTTTGATGGCAGGAAGTCAGAGAAGGATTTGCACATCGCCGCCTTCCTGCAGGAGATCTCGGGCTCGCTGAGAAACTCCAAACCCTTCAGCACCCTCAAACCTGGATCAAAAGGCTGA
- the LOC128353120 gene encoding NACHT, LRR and PYD domains-containing protein 12-like, producing MATLKLFEILEELIEDEFNNFKWILKQDDILEGFKGISVAQLEKAARRDTVDLMVQKHQDHGALQLTKAVLEKIGRNDLVQRLQNFQPEPKGPTDASPGSAVLPSHDTEPAPLPTKQRAGSRRPKVLGRYDFTLTRKFQKAADGTDEAGKKTLLKKIYTEVYITEAKSREDNIQHEEKQLETVSTLHDTPIKCHDIFNVLPGQEEHIIKVVLMSGVAGVGKSFSVQKFILDWAEGAENQDISLLIPLLFKELNLVKNEPHSLLTLIHRFYPTLKNVTEEMLDSDDFNVVFIFDGLDESRLSLDFENNDVVSDVTQTSSVSVLLTNLITGNLLPMARIWITSRPAAANQILDQDCVDRITEVRGFTDDQREEYFKKRFSDEEQSSKIISHIKTSRSLHIMCHIPVFCWIIATVLKLMLTPDQRGELPKTLTDLYSHFMLVQTKRKKKYDEGPETKTQKLTDSDSEFLLKLGRLAFEHLEKGNIMFYHEDLEQCGLDVTEAAVSSGFFTEIFKEEGVIFEEKVYSFVHLSVQEFLAAVYMYHCYTSRNTKVLKGFLGYNYSTLNDFLKRAMEKSLKNKNGHLDLFVRFLHGLSLESNQSLLGGLMGETENSPETIQRVITNLKMMNSDFITVNSQRLTSPNCGLKTLTLESCGLSETHCEVLASALKSSPHLTDLDLSWNNLSDSAVKRLSAGLESPNCGLKTLRLYGCGLSETHCEVLASALKSNPHLTDLELSYNKLSDSAVKRLSAGLESPNCGLKTLRLEDCSLSENSCASLASALKSNPSSHLTELDLRRNNLKDSDVKLLCDLKKSPDCRLETLR from the exons ATGGCAACACTTAAGCTTTTTGAAATTCTGGAAGAATTAATAGAGGATGAGTTCAATAATTTCAAGTGGATCCTGAAGCAGGATGACATCCTGGAGGGCTTCAAAGGTATCTCAGTGGCTCAGCTGGAAAAAGCAGCAAGGCGGGACACAGTGGATCTGATGGTACAGAAACATCAGGATCATGGAGCTCTGCAGCTAACCAAGGCGGTTTTAGAAAAGATCGGCAGGAATGATCTGGTGCAGCGTTTACAAAACTTTCAGCCTGAACCAAAAG GACCAACAGATGCATCTCCAGGCTCAGCAGTCCTGCCCTCCCATGATACTGAACCAGCCCCACTTCCAACTAAACAAAGAG cAGGTAGTAGACGGCCGAAGGTTTTAGGTAGATATGATTTCACTCTGACGAGGAAATTTCAAAAGGCCGCTGacggaactgatgaagcaggaaaaaaaaccctcctcaaAAAGATTTACACTGaggtctacatcacagaggcAAAGAGTAGAGAGGATAATATCCAACATGAAGAGAAGCAGCTTGAAACAGTTTCCACCCTCCATGACACTCCGATCAAGTGCCACGACATCTTTAACGTCCTACCTGGCCAAGAGGAACACATCATCAAAGTTGTTCTGATGAGCGGCGTCGCTGGTGTTGGAAAATCCTTCTCAGTGCAGAAGTTCATTCTGGACTGGGCAGAGGGCGCCgaaaaccaagatatcagtctgctgattccaCTTTTGTTCAAAGAGCTGAACTTGGTCAAAAATGAGCCGCACAGTCTGCTCACACTGATCCATcgtttctatccaacattaaaGAATGTCACAGAAGAGATGCTCGACTCTGACGACTTTAacgttgtgttcatctttgacggcctggatgaaagcagactgtCACTGGATTTTGAGAACAATGAtgtcgtgtctgatgtcacacagacgtcatcagtcagcgtgctgctgacaaacctcatcacaGGGAATCTGCTTCCCATGGCTCGCATCTGGATCACTTccagacctgcagcagccaatcagatcctaGATCAGGACTGTGTTGACAGGATAACAGAAGTGCGAGGCTTCACTGATGACCAGAGGGAGGAGTACTTCAAgaagagattcagtgatgaagaacAGTCCAGcaaaatcatctcacacatcaagacatccaggagcctccacatcatgtgtcacatcccagtcttctgctggatcattGCAACAGTTTTGAAGCTCATGTTGactccagaccagagaggagagctgcccaagaccctgactgacctgtactcacacttcatgctggttcagacaaagaggaagaagaagtatgatgagggacctGAGACCAAAACACAGAAGCTGACGGATTCTGACAGTGAatttcttctgaagctggggaggctggcgtttgaacatctggagaaaggaaacatcatgttctaccacgaagacctggagcagtgtggtcttgatgtcacagaggccgcAGTGTCGTCAGGATTCTTTACAGAGATCTTCAAGGAAGAGGGTGTGATATTCGAGGAAaaagtctacagctttgttcatctgagtgttcaggagtttctggccgcagtctacatgtaccactgttacaccagcaggaacacaAAGGTACTGAAAGGCTTCCTAGGCTACAACTACTCAACTCTGAatgacttcctgaagagagccatggagaaatctctcaaaaataaaaatggccacctggacctgtttgtccgcttccttcatggcctctctctggagtccaaccagagtctcttaggaggctTGATGGGTGAGACAgagaacagtccagaaaccatccagagagtcatcaccAACCTGAAGATGATGAACAGTG actttataACTGtgaactctcagagactcact agtccaaactgtggactgaagactctgac actagagagctgtggactctcagagactcactgtgaagttttggcctcagctctgaagtccagccctcatctgacagatctggacctgagctggaacaacctgtctgattcagcagtgaagcgtctgtctgctggactggagagtccaaactgtggactgaagactctgag actatacggctgtggactctcagagactcactgtgaagttttggcctcagctctgaagtccaaccctcatctgacagatctggaactgagctacaacaaactgtctgattcagcagtgaagcgtctgtctgctggactggagagtccaaactgtggactgaagactctgag attggaggactgcagtttgtcagagaacagctgtgcttctctggcctcagctctgaagtccaacccctcctcccatctgacagagctggatctgagaagaaacaacctgaaggattcagacgtgaagctgctgtgtgatcttaagaagagtccagactgcagacttgAGACTCTGAGGTGA